A window of Nocardia arthritidis genomic DNA:
CTCGATACTGCCGTCGGTTCCGGGTCTTCCGGTCGGTGCGGCGATCCTGATCGCGGTCGTATGCACGTTCGTGGGCTTCGTGATCGACGCTCGCGGCGGAGGTGACGACCTCACCTACTGGTTCGCGGGTTTCTATATCGTGGGCTGCGTCGCCGCGGTGCTCGTCGTGCGCTATCGAGGGCTGTTCACCACCATGGTGTTGCCGCCGCTGCTGCTCTTCATCGCCGTGCCGCTGGCCTATGAGCGGTTGGCCGGTCATACCTCGACCTCGCTGCGGGACATCCTGTTCAATCTGGCCATACCGCTGGTCCACCGCTTTCCGCTGATGGCGCTGGCCACCGCGATCGTGGTGGTGCTCGGCATCGTGCGCATCGTCATGAACCGGCGCGAGGGCGGCGACACAACCGCGAAGGCCACCAAGAAGCCCCGATCGCGCTCGACCGAGAGCCTGCGCCGGGCCGCGTCCAAGCGCGGCCGCGCCGACGACACCGATGACGAGACCGAAGCGCCGCGGCGGCGCAGGCGACCACAGCCGGAGATCGACGACCCGGACACCGTGCAGCATCTGCCGAGGGTGAACCGTCGCCCGCAGGCCGAGGTGGCCGACGGTCCGCCGCGCGTCGCGGGCCGCGGCTATCCGCGCGACGCCCGCACCCGCACCGGCCGTCCGGTGCCGCCCCCGAGGCCCGATCTCGACCAACCGCGCAGCACCGTCACCCGGGCGCGCGGCGATATTCCGCCGCACCCCCAGCCCAACGTCCGCTACCGGGACCGCGACGCCGCGCCGCGGCAGCCGAATCCGAATCGTGCCGAGCTGCGGCCGAATCGGCGCGAACGCCGCGATCCGAACGACTACGACTACTGACTACGGTTCGGCGCGATAGCGCAGACCCGCGATGGTCGTGTCGCAGGATCGCGTACCCGTCAGCGCCACCTCGACATGCGATCAGCCGACCACGACCGTCGAATCGCTCGGCGATCCAGGCCCGTCCGCGAAAGGCGCGGTGTCGGTAGCGAAACCGCCCGAGCCGACTGACGCGGCCCGGGCGGTTTATCGAAAAGCCTTGTGCGGCTGCCGAACTCAGCGACGAGCCGTGCGCAGCTCGCGCGGCAGCGCGAAGACGAGCGTCTCGTTCGCGGTGGTCACCGGCTGGACGTCGGCGAAACCGTGTTCGGCCAACAACTCCAGCACACCCTGCACCAGGATCTCCGGCACCGAGGCGCCCGAGGTGATGCCGATGGTGCGCACGCCGGCCAACCACGCCGGATCCACCTCACGGGCGTAATCGACCAGATGCGCCGCCTTGGCGCCCGCATTCAACGCGACCTCGACCAGCCGCACCGAATTCGACGAGTTGCGCGAACCGACCACGATCACCAGATCGCATTCCGGCGCCATCGCCTTCACCGCCACCTGACGGTTCTGCGTGGCATAGCAGATGTCGTCGCTCGGCGGATCCTGCAGTTTCGGGAAACGCTCGCGCAGCCGCTGCACCGTCTCCATGGTCTCGTCCACCGACAGCGTGGTCTGCGAGAGCCAGATCACCTTCGATTCGTCGCGCACGGTCACCTTGTCCACCGCGCCGGGGCCGTCGACCAGCTGCACATGCTGCGGCGCCTCACCCGCGGTGCCCTCGACCTCCTCGTGCC
This region includes:
- a CDS encoding DUF6542 domain-containing protein: MAASQSARSRVPAPQRSILPSVPGLPVGAAILIAVVCTFVGFVIDARGGGDDLTYWFAGFYIVGCVAAVLVVRYRGLFTTMVLPPLLLFIAVPLAYERLAGHTSTSLRDILFNLAIPLVHRFPLMALATAIVVVLGIVRIVMNRREGGDTTAKATKKPRSRSTESLRRAASKRGRADDTDDETEAPRRRRRPQPEIDDPDTVQHLPRVNRRPQAEVADGPPRVAGRGYPRDARTRTGRPVPPPRPDLDQPRSTVTRARGDIPPHPQPNVRYRDRDAAPRQPNPNRAELRPNRRERRDPNDYDY
- a CDS encoding 4-hydroxy-3-methylbut-2-enyl diphosphate reductase produces the protein MSSAISLNLGIAGSAGSGSTGADGGKRVLLAEPRGYCAGVDRAVETVEKALEKHGAPIYVRKEIVHNRHVVETLRERGVIFVNETDEVPEGQVVVFSAHGVAPTVHETAADRGLHTIDATCPLVTKVHQEAKRFARDDYDILLIGHEGHEEVEGTAGEAPQHVQLVDGPGAVDKVTVRDESKVIWLSQTTLSVDETMETVQRLRERFPKLQDPPSDDICYATQNRQVAVKAMAPECDLVIVVGSRNSSNSVRLVEVALNAGAKAAHLVDYAREVDPAWLAGVRTIGITSGASVPEILVQGVLELLAEHGFADVQPVTTANETLVFALPRELRTARR